CGTGCACTGGTGGGGGCCGAAGGGCTTCACCACCACCATCCACGAGATGAACGTGCAGCCGGGCGGCGTGTGGCGCCAGACGATGCACGGCCCCGGTGGCGCCGACTATCCCAACAAGAGCGTCTTCCGCGAAGTGGTTCCGCCGGAGCGCATCGTGTACTCGCACGGCGGCGGCAAGCAGGGCGGCAAGGGCCACAGCTTCGAGGCCACCTGGACGTTCGAGCAACAGGAAGGCAACAAGACGCTGCTCACCATCCGCATGGTCTTCCCGACGCAGGAGGATCGCGACCTGGTGATCGAGAAGTACGACGCGCGCGAGGGCGGCAAGCAGACCCTCGGCCGCCTCGCCGGCTACCTGGCCGATGTCGTCACGGTCGAGCGCACCTACGACGCGCCGGTCGAGCAAGTGTGGCGTGCGCTCACCGACCTGGAGCAGATGAAGCAGTGGTACTTCCAGGAGCTCACCGCCTTCCGGCCGGAGGTGGGGTTCGAGACGCGCGTGGACGTGGAGCACGAGGGCAAGGTGTACATCCACGACTGGAAGGTGACCGAGGTGGTCCCCAACAGGAAGCTTGCCTACCGCTGGCGTTATCCCGATGTGGCGGGCGATTCGGTCGTCAGCTTCGAACTCTTCCCCGAGGGAAAGAAGACCCGGCTGGTGCTCAGGCACACGGGGCTGGCATCGTTCGACGGCGAGAAGCACCCGGATTACGCGGTCAAGAACTTCCGGGGTGGCTGGACGCACTTCGCCCAGGCGCTGGGCGAGTTCGTGGCGAAGCGGAAGTAGGAAAGCAACGCCGTTGCAGCCCGGCCGCCCTCGGCCGGGCTCTTATCTTGCGCGCGCGAGCACCAGCGTGATGTCGTCGGGCTGCTCGGCCGAGCCGATCCAGTCCTGCACCGCCTGGATGACCTCTTCCGAGATGCGCGCCAGCGGCTCGCGCTGGTGGGTCTTCACGAGTTCCAGCAGGCGTTCGGTGCCGAACTCGCCGAACTCGTTCTCCGGCTCGATCACTCCGTCGGAGAACGCGACGAACAGGTCGCCGGGCCGCAGCTCGATGTGCGCGTCTTCCCACTTCGGGTGGTCGAACAGTCCGACCATCAGGCCCGACGCGCCGTCGAGTTTTCGCACCGTGCCGTCCGCGCCGACGACGTAAGGCGGCAGGTGCGCGGCGTTCGAATAGACCAGCTTGCGCTCCGCCTCCTCGTAGATGCCGAGGAACAGCGTGGCGTACTTCTCGAGCGGCGTCGTCTCGTAGAGGTGCTTGTTGAGCAGGCCGAGCGCCGAGGCCGGCGATTGCGTGGCGCGCGCCAGCAGCGCCGCGCTCTCGCCCGAGGGCACCGGCACGGTCGCGGCGAGGGTGAGCGACGGCAGCGCCGCCGAGCCCAGCTTCTCGTAGGCGCGGACGGCGGAGTGCACGGTCGCCATCATCAGCGCGGCCGAGATGCCCTTGCCGGAGATGTCGCCCACCGCGATGCCGAGCTTCCCGGCGCCGAACGGGATGAAGTCGTAGTAATCGCCGCTCACGGTGCGCGCCGGCTTGCACACGCCCTGCACCTCGAGCGTCGGCAGGCCCTTGGGGTCGTGCGGGAAGAGCTGGTCCTGCACCTCCTGCGCGATGGCCAGCTCGTTCTGCAGCCGCTCTTTTTCCTTCTGCTCGAGGATCAGCCGCTGGATGTCCTCGGTCATCGCGTTGAACGAGCCTTGCAGCTCGGCGAGCTGGTCGTTGCCGCGCACCTCGATGCGGTGCGCGAAATCCGCGCGCTTGATGTGCTGGGTCGCTTCGTAGAGGTTGGCGATGCTGCGCGTCATGGTGCGCGTGAGGCCGGCCCCGATGCCGAACGCGATCAGCTCGATGATCCCGAAGGCGATGGCCGCGGCGCTCAGCGCGGTGAGCACGATGGTCGCCGAGGTGCTCATGTTGGCGAACAGCTGCGGGTAGAGCACGGAGTAGCGCGTGCGCCCGCCGAACAGTCCGTTCGAGCGCTTGCCGCTCTGCCACTCCACCATCTCGTACGGCGTGCCGTAGAGGATCTCGTTGTCGAGCGTGCGCGTCGCGGGCGGCAGCGTGCCGGCCGTGACCGTGGGGCCGCGCTGGTTTCCCTTGCGGTCGGTGATCTGCGCCTTCGGCCGGTTCGCGCTGAGCGAGAGCTTCGGCCCTTTGCTCTCCGCGCCGCTCTTCTTCTGGTCGACGTCCCAGTTCTGGTCGTCGGTGGTGAAGTCGGGCGTCCATGCGTTGAACGTCCCGAGGGACCTCGCGAGATGCGCGGCGGCTTCGTCCTTCAGGTCCTTGCGCGAGAGGATGGCAAGGCGGCCGGCGGGAGTGGCGCGCGTCGTGATCGCCAGGAGGAAGAGCTTGTCGCCTTCGGCCGCGATGGTCTTCTCGGGATCCTTCACCCAGGCGGGAAGCTGGGCGGGCGCCCCTGGTTGCGCGGCCAGCAGCTTGCCGTCGAGCCACACCGACATCGCGACGCCGGCGGCCTCGCCTTTGCCGACCAGGTCGCGCGCGCGCTTGTCGGGCGCGCCGGCCCCGGCGGCCATCTGCTCGCTCACGAGCTGGTTGGCGGCGGCCATGGTGTCGAGCTCCTTGCGGATCTCCGACACCGCCACGAAGGTGGCGAACTGCCCCGCGAACAGGTAGCCCACGATGAGCGCCATCAGCAGCAGCAGCACGATGGGGATCACGCCGATGAAGAAGTAGGTGACGAACAGCCGCCGCCGCACGCTCCACATCAGCCGCAGGCGGATCCACCGGAGGAGCAGCCCGAGCAGCAGCACGATGGTCACGAACCGGGTCGCGTTGTACCACCACTCCGCGAACGCCTGCGGGCCGGCGCCGGCGCCGAACGCGCGGAAGGCGTAGTAGACGACCGCGAACGCCACGGTGAGAGCGGCGCTGAAGGCCGCCAGCAGCGCCAGGCGCGTCTGCGGGATGTAGCGCCGCGAGACGCCGCGCGCGCGCAGCGTGCGCTGCCAGGACCGGTTGGAGTGTGCTGCCATCGCTGGCTTCGATTATAGGCGGAGCGTTCCCCCGAACCGTTCCCACCAGTGAATACGTGGCTCGGCGCCTCCTGGTTCACGGCGGCGGTTAGAATGCCGCCGTGGCCGCGCTCTCGTTCTTCGTCGGCAAGGGCGGCGTCGGCAAGACGACGCTCAGCGCCGCCTATGCCGCGCACGCCGCCGCGACGCGCCCCCGCGAGCGCGTGCTGCTGCTCTCCACCGACCCGGCGCACTCCGTGGCCGACGTCTTTCAGGTCCGGCTGGGCGATGCGCCGAAGCGCGTCCGGCTGGCGCGCGGCAACCTCTCGCTCTGGCAGGTCGACGCCGAGAAGCAGTTCCGCAAGTTCCTCGCCGTCAATCGCGACGCCATCCTCACCCTGGTCGAGAACGGCACCATCTTCTCGCGCGAGGAGATCGAGCCGCTGCTCGACACCACGCTGCCCGGCATGGCCGAGATGGCCGCGCTGCTCGCCATCCACGACCTGCTCGCCTCGGGCGCGTACGACCGCATCGTCGTGGACACCGCGCCCATCGGCCACACGCTGCGCCTGTTCGAGATGCCGGAGCACTTTGCCAGGTTCCTCGACTTCCTTGACGTGGCCGCCGGGCGCGACCAGGTGCTGGCGGCGCACTTCGGCGGGCGCGCGCGCCCGGTCTCGCAGCCCTTCATCGCGGAGTGGCGCCAGATGGTGAAGGACGTCCGCACGGCGCTGGCCGAGGACGGCACGGACGTCGTGCTGGTCACCACGCCGGAGACTTTTTCGCTCAACGAGTCGGTGCGGGTCGCGCGGCAGATGCGCGAGTCCGAAGCCGCGATCGCTCTGACGCGCGTCGTTCTGAACAAGGTCGTTGAGCGCTCCGCGAAGTGCGCGGAGTGCGGGCCGCGCGCGCAGTCGGCCAAACGCGCCCGCGTCTTCCTGCGGCGCAACTTCCGGCGCTTGCCGGTGCAGGCCGCTCCCGACCCGGGGCATCCCATCCTGGGCGCCGCGGCGCTCGCCGCCTTCGGCGCGCACGTGTTCGCGCGCAAGCCGCTGCGGCTTCGGCCGGCTTCGCCTGCCGCCTCGGCGAAGCTCAGTTTCCGCCCCGTCAAATGGCCGGAGCTGCGCGCGCCGCTCACGCTCACGCTCGGCAAGGGCGGCGTGGGCAAGACGACCATCTCCGCCGCGCTGGCCTTCCACGCGCGCGCCGCGCAGCCCAAGGTGGCATTGACCATCTGCTCCACCGATCCCGCGCCCTCGCTCGACGACGTCTTCCAGAAGCCGATCGACGACCGCGGCGCCTCCGTCCTGGGCGACGCCAGGTTCCGCGCGATGGAGTTCGCCTCGGTCGACGAGTTCCGCCGCTGGGCCGAGCGCATGAAGCGCCAGCTCGACCAGGCGCTCTCCACCAACGTCCAGGGCGTCCACGTGGACATGTCGCTCGACCGCGCCGTCTTTGCCGCGCTGCTCGACATCGTCCCGCCCGGCGTCGACGAGCTGTTCGCCACCTTTCGCATCCTCGACCTGCTCGACGCCAGGCGCGGCCGCGTGGTCATCGACATGGCGCCCACCGGGCACGCGCTCGACCTGCTGCGCATGCCCGACCGCATGCTGCTCTGGTCGCGCCTGCTGTTGAAAAGCCTCGCGCCGCACCGTACACTCCCACTCGCTCGCGAGATCGCGGTCGAGGTGGCGACCATCGCGCAGCGTGTGCGCGAGCTCGCGCAGATGTTGCGCGACGCGAAGCGCGCGGAGCTCTTTGTCGTCATGCTGGCCGAGCCCATGCCCGACCGCGAGACGCGACGCCTGCTGGCGTCGCTCGAGCATATGGGTATCCAGCCTGCGGCGCTCTTCGTGAACCGCGTCCTATTTCCCGAAGGCGCCGGCGGCTGCCGCCGCTGCCAGACGGCGCGCCGCTGGCAGCTCGCGACCCTGGCGCGGCTCCCCAGCCTCGACGCCGAGCTGCTGGTCGCGCGCGACTTCGGCCACGAGATCGCCGGACGCAAGGCTCTCGAACGCTTCACCCGCGAACTATGGCGCATCGCTCGATGAAGAAGAAGACCACAAAGCGGCCGGCGAAGAAGGCAGCGGCGAGCAGCAAGCGGACCTCGCCCGCGAACCAGGTCCTCTATCTTTACGGCGTCACGCGCGCCGCGGGCCCCGCGCCGCAAGCGGCCGGCGTCGATGGCAAGGCCGCGGTCGCATCCGTCCCGTGTTCCGGGCTTACCTGCTGGGTCAGCCGCGTCGACGCCAGGGAGTACGGCGCCGAACTCGAGCGCAACATCGAGAACCTCGACTGGCTCGCCGAAGCCAGCGTGCGCCATCAGCGCGTCGTCGCCGAGCTTTCCCAGGACCGCACCGTGCTGCCCGCGCGCTTCGGCACCGTCTTCCTGAGCGAGAAGACGCTGGCCGCCGACGTGGCGAAGCGCAAGAAGGACATGGAGTCCGCGCTCCGCCGGCTGGCCGATGCCGACGAGTGGGGCGTGAAAGTGTTCCGCGTCGATCAGCCGGTGCACACCGCCATGGCGGCCGCGAGCGGCCGCGACTACCTGAGCCAGAAGGCCGCGATGCTCAAGCCCGCGGGCGCGCAACAGGTCGCGCCCGAGATCCGCGAGCTGGCCGACGCGCTCTCCAAGGTGGCCGCCGACGCGGTCCCGGCGGGCAAGGTCTCATCCGGACAGCGCGGCCTGGAGTGGCAGGCGTCGTTCCTCGTGCGCCGCGCCGACCGCAAGAAGTGGGACGAGGTGCTCGCCAGGTTTGCCCGCCGCTGGGGCTACGAGCGCCGCATCGAGACCAGCGGGCCCTGGCCGCCCTATTCTTTCGTGAGTCGCCATGCCCGCTGACCCCGAGCTGCTCATCTCCGCCAACGACCCCGCCGACGAGCTCTCGCTGCTCGACCTGCTCGACCACGTCCTGAACTCCGGCGTCGTCATCCAGGGCAGCCTGGTCATCTCGCTCGCCGGCGTGGACCTGGTGTACGTCGGGCTGAACGTGGTGCTCACGTCGGTCGAGACCGCGATGCGGGTCGTCGAGCCGGGCGCCCGCCCGCTGCCCGACCGCAACCGCTAGAATGACCTCGTGCTCCTGCTCTATGGCATGACGAAGTCGGGCACGCCCGCGCCGCCGTTCGAGGGCGTTGGCGGAGAACCGCTCCGTTCGCTGGACGAGCAAGGCATCACCGCGTGGCATTCCAATGCCGCGCCGACCCGCGGCGCCAAGGAAGACGTCCTGGCTTTCCATCGCGTCATCTCCGCGCTCTTCCAGGCAGCGACCGTGATCCCGTTCCGCATGCCGACCCTGCTGCCGGGCGAGCCGGAGCTGCGCGCCTGGCTCGCCGCGAATGCGGCGACCATCCTGCGCGAGCTCGAGCGGTTGCGCGGCGTCGTGCAGATGGAGTTGCACATTGCGGCGCCCGCGCCCGCCGCGGCCGGCTCGGGCCGCGCCTACCTGGAGTCGCGCCGCGACGCGCAACGCGCGCTCGCGGAGCGGGCGGCCGCGGCGCGCGAAGCGCTCGCCGATCTTGCCGCCGAGTGGCGGCAGCGCGAGACCCGCGACGGCATCCGCTGTTTCGCGCTCGTGCCCCGCGGGCGCGAGCGCGACTTCGTCTCGCACCTTGACGCTTCCGGCCGCCGCGACGATCTTCGCGTGACCGGCCCCTGGCCGCCGGCCGAGTTCCTCGACCCCGCTCTCACCACTCCCGCATGAGCCACCGCATCGACAAGCCGCGCCAGCTCTCACCCGACGAAGTCACCGCCGCCGTCCGCGACCTCAAGCGGCAGCTCGAGAACACCGTCCCCGGCACCGCCGAGCGCATCGAGTGCAACGCGGAGACGCTCGACCAGGGCCTCGCCAAGCTGGTCCTCGGACTCATCGAGCTCCTGCGCCGCGTGCTCGAGCGCCAGGCCATCCGCCGCATGGAAGGCGGCTCGCTTTCCGACCAGCAGGTCGAGGAGATGGGACAGGCCCTCATGAAGCTGGAGCAGAAGATCGGGGAGCTGTGCGACCAGTTCGGCATCCAGCCCGCCGACCTCAATCTGGGCATCGGCATCGGCAACCTGAACGAGCCGCCCGACCCATCGGCTCAAGATAAGTGATAGAAAATACGAGAGTTGCTGCTGCTCCGAAGCGCGGGTCATTGTCCTTTCGGACGGCATGAAATTTTTTCTCAGGCGCTGCCAACTTCCTGCATCCAAGAGAATTGGCGCTCGGTTTCGCAGTCGACCGGCGTCGGACTCCCCCAAAAGTTGAGTGCTGTTAGAATAGCGGACTCGTTGCGGCCTGAGAGACGTTCCAAAAGGGTCCAACAGCCGTTATTCCTCATCACGGAAGGCGCATGGAGCAACGACTACCCACCGTTTCAGGCAACACGAATCTGGTCGACATTCTGGATCGCGTCCTGGACAAGGGCTTGGTGGTCGCGGGCGACATTCGTGTGTCGCTGGCGAACGTCGAGCTGCTCACCATTCGCATCCGCTTGCTGGTCTGTTCGGTCGACAAGGCCGAGCAGATCGGCTTGAACTGGTGGAAGCACGATCCCAACCTTACGGTCGGAGCGCCGCGGCGGCGCCGGTTGCCCGCTCGCGGTCCGGCGGAAGGCGTTTTGGAACCCGCGCGCCGCAAGAAGGCGGCGAGGCCCGCAAGGTAAAAAGAGTTTCAGGAGGACCCTCCGATGGCTGTTGAACGCGTATCCGGCGGCTCAAGTCTGATCGACGTACTCGATCGGGTACTCGACAAAGGTATCGTGATCGATGCGTGGGTACGCATTTCGCTGGTCGGCATCGACCTGATCACGGTCGAAGCCCGCGTGGTGGTCGCTTCGATCGATACGTATCTCAAGTACGCCGATGCGGTCGGTCTCAGCGGTCTGGTCTCGCGTCCGCGCCTGGGCGAGGGCGAAGAAGTCGTCGAAGTGGTCGAGGAAGAGCCGGTGCGGCGTCCGCGACCTGCTCCCCGCCGGGCGGCTGCACGTCGCTAGCCCTGTACCGCAAGGAACGACGGCGATTGATGTGACTAGGGTGTCCGCATGGCCACGCCTGAGATGCGTGTGAATACCGTTGCCCAACTTCCCGCGCAGCGCCGCATGGCGGCGCTGCGCCGTCGCTCCGCGCTCCGCCTGCTCGACGTCGAGCGCTCCGAAGATATCTTCCCCGTCCTCCTGGAAGAGATCATGGCGCTCGGCTTCCGCCGCGCTGCCATCGCGACTGTCGATCCCGAGACCGGCGAGCTCGTTCCCGCCGAATCCGTCAACGCCGGCAAGCAGTTCCTCGCGCAGTTCCGCACCTCCCTCTACGCCTCCGAGAACCCGCTCGTCGGCGTGCTGCAGGGCATGCAGCCTGCCGTGCTGCCCCAGCCCGGCAACAAGAACCACAATCTCTACTGCCACCCCTTCATCTATCGCAACCGCAACATGTGCTGGGAGGCGGAGCGCGAGCGCCGCGCCGACTGCCTGGCGCTCGTCAACTTCTCCAGCCCGCAGCCCCTGCAGCTCGACCGCCAGACCTGCGAGGTCTGTGACATGCGCTCCTACGCCGGCCTGGTCGCGGTGGAGCTCAACGGCGCCACCTCCGAGCGCGAGCTGAGCGAGCTGCGCGCCCTCATCGAGCTCGCCAACCGCTACCTCGCCCGCCTCTTCAAGGTCGAGCACTACTACAACCGCATGCGCGACATGGACACCACCATCGCGCAGATGCAGACCATGATGCAGAGCATGTCGGACCCCGTCATTCTGACCGACACGCATCATCGCGTCATCACCCAGAATCGCGCCGCCGAGCAGTTCTTCAAGCTGCCGGAAGAGACCACCGAAGGCCTGGTGCGCGCCGTCGAGCTCAACAACCTACTGTTCTCCGCCGCGCTCTCGTCGATGGCGATGGGCGGCGAAGACGCCTCCCGCGACCTCACCCTCGTCGATCCCATCGAGGGCGAGGAAGTGCTGTTCGAGGCCGTCACCGCGCCCACCTTCACGCGCGAGGGCATGCGCACCGGCCTGGTCACCGTGATGCGCAACGTCACCGACCTCCGCCGCGCCGACGAAGAACTGCGCACCAACTTCGAGCGCCTGCTGGCGGCCGAAGAAGTCGTGCGCCAGGACCGCGACCGCCTCAACCTCATCATCGAGAACGTCGGCGACCCCATCATCGTCGCCGACTCCGCCGGCAAGGTCGTCTTGCTCGACCCGCTGGCGCAGGAGTTGTTCGCGCGCAGCAAGGAAGGCCGCGTCGATCCCCAGGTCGTCAAGAACCTCGCCAAGCTCGACGCCTACATCATGGGCTTCACCTTCTCGTTCTCCGACCGCGAAAACGCCCCGCTCAAGCTGTGGTCGCCGGGCGCGCGCGCCGAGCTCGAATACGACGCCCGCTCCGGCAAGATCTACGACGTCCGCGGCCAGGTGGCCTACACCGTCACCGTGCTGCGCGACCTCACGCCGCTGCGCAAGGTCGAGCAGCTCAAGGTCGAGCGCCGCATGCTGGAAGTGGAGAAGTTCGCCGCCACCGGCCGCCTCGCCGGCACCATCGCGCACGAAGTCAACAACCCGATGGAGGCCATCAAGAACGCCATCTACCTGCTCGCCGACGGCGTGAAGGAGGAGAAGAAGCCCGTCTACGACATCCTCAAGGGCGAGACCGAGCGCGTGGCCCGCATCGTCCGCCAGATGCTCGGGCTCTATCGCACCAGCGAGCAGGCCGGCTCCATCGACATCAACAGCGTCATCGAAGACACGCTGCTGCTGTTCACGCGCCAGCTCCAGCGCAACGGCATCGTCGCGCTTACCGACCTCGACAAGCTGCCGCCCGCGGTCGGCTCCGCCGACCAGTTCCGCCAGGTGCTCTCCAACCTGGTCGTCAACGCCAAGGACAGCATGGCGG
This DNA window, taken from Terriglobales bacterium, encodes the following:
- a CDS encoding SRPBCC family protein, which produces MSAIKAGSTDTQARELVISRLLDAPREMVWAAWTDPQQVVHWWGPKGFTTTIHEMNVQPGGVWRQTMHGPGGADYPNKSVFREVVPPERIVYSHGGGKQGGKGHSFEATWTFEQQEGNKTLLTIRMVFPTQEDRDLVIEKYDAREGGKQTLGRLAGYLADVVTVERTYDAPVEQVWRALTDLEQMKQWYFQELTAFRPEVGFETRVDVEHEGKVYIHDWKVTEVVPNRKLAYRWRYPDVAGDSVVSFELFPEGKKTRLVLRHTGLASFDGEKHPDYAVKNFRGGWTHFAQALGEFVAKRK
- a CDS encoding SpoIIE family protein phosphatase, yielding MAAHSNRSWQRTLRARGVSRRYIPQTRLALLAAFSAALTVAFAVVYYAFRAFGAGAGPQAFAEWWYNATRFVTIVLLLGLLLRWIRLRLMWSVRRRLFVTYFFIGVIPIVLLLLMALIVGYLFAGQFATFVAVSEIRKELDTMAAANQLVSEQMAAGAGAPDKRARDLVGKGEAAGVAMSVWLDGKLLAAQPGAPAQLPAWVKDPEKTIAAEGDKLFLLAITTRATPAGRLAILSRKDLKDEAAAHLARSLGTFNAWTPDFTTDDQNWDVDQKKSGAESKGPKLSLSANRPKAQITDRKGNQRGPTVTAGTLPPATRTLDNEILYGTPYEMVEWQSGKRSNGLFGGRTRYSVLYPQLFANMSTSATIVLTALSAAAIAFGIIELIAFGIGAGLTRTMTRSIANLYEATQHIKRADFAHRIEVRGNDQLAELQGSFNAMTEDIQRLILEQKEKERLQNELAIAQEVQDQLFPHDPKGLPTLEVQGVCKPARTVSGDYYDFIPFGAGKLGIAVGDISGKGISAALMMATVHSAVRAYEKLGSAALPSLTLAATVPVPSGESAALLARATQSPASALGLLNKHLYETTPLEKYATLFLGIYEEAERKLVYSNAAHLPPYVVGADGTVRKLDGASGLMVGLFDHPKWEDAHIELRPGDLFVAFSDGVIEPENEFGEFGTERLLELVKTHQREPLARISEEVIQAVQDWIGSAEQPDDITLVLARAR
- a CDS encoding TRC40/GET3/ArsA family transport-energizing ATPase codes for the protein MAALSFFVGKGGVGKTTLSAAYAAHAAATRPRERVLLLSTDPAHSVADVFQVRLGDAPKRVRLARGNLSLWQVDAEKQFRKFLAVNRDAILTLVENGTIFSREEIEPLLDTTLPGMAEMAALLAIHDLLASGAYDRIVVDTAPIGHTLRLFEMPEHFARFLDFLDVAAGRDQVLAAHFGGRARPVSQPFIAEWRQMVKDVRTALAEDGTDVVLVTTPETFSLNESVRVARQMRESEAAIALTRVVLNKVVERSAKCAECGPRAQSAKRARVFLRRNFRRLPVQAAPDPGHPILGAAALAAFGAHVFARKPLRLRPASPAASAKLSFRPVKWPELRAPLTLTLGKGGVGKTTISAALAFHARAAQPKVALTICSTDPAPSLDDVFQKPIDDRGASVLGDARFRAMEFASVDEFRRWAERMKRQLDQALSTNVQGVHVDMSLDRAVFAALLDIVPPGVDELFATFRILDLLDARRGRVVIDMAPTGHALDLLRMPDRMLLWSRLLLKSLAPHRTLPLAREIAVEVATIAQRVRELAQMLRDAKRAELFVVMLAEPMPDRETRRLLASLEHMGIQPAALFVNRVLFPEGAGGCRRCQTARRWQLATLARLPSLDAELLVARDFGHEIAGRKALERFTRELWRIAR
- a CDS encoding GvpL/GvpF family gas vesicle protein — protein: MKKKTTKRPAKKAAASSKRTSPANQVLYLYGVTRAAGPAPQAAGVDGKAAVASVPCSGLTCWVSRVDAREYGAELERNIENLDWLAEASVRHQRVVAELSQDRTVLPARFGTVFLSEKTLAADVAKRKKDMESALRRLADADEWGVKVFRVDQPVHTAMAAASGRDYLSQKAAMLKPAGAQQVAPEIRELADALSKVAADAVPAGKVSSGQRGLEWQASFLVRRADRKKWDEVLARFARRWGYERRIETSGPWPPYSFVSRHAR
- the gvpJ gene encoding gas vesicle protein GvpJ → MPADPELLISANDPADELSLLDLLDHVLNSGVVIQGSLVISLAGVDLVYVGLNVVLTSVETAMRVVEPGARPLPDRNR
- a CDS encoding GvpL/GvpF family gas vesicle protein — translated: MLLLYGMTKSGTPAPPFEGVGGEPLRSLDEQGITAWHSNAAPTRGAKEDVLAFHRVISALFQAATVIPFRMPTLLPGEPELRAWLAANAATILRELERLRGVVQMELHIAAPAPAAAGSGRAYLESRRDAQRALAERAAAAREALADLAAEWRQRETRDGIRCFALVPRGRERDFVSHLDASGRRDDLRVTGPWPPAEFLDPALTTPA
- a CDS encoding gas vesicle protein K → MSHRIDKPRQLSPDEVTAAVRDLKRQLENTVPGTAERIECNAETLDQGLAKLVLGLIELLRRVLERQAIRRMEGGSLSDQQVEEMGQALMKLEQKIGELCDQFGIQPADLNLGIGIGNLNEPPDPSAQDK
- a CDS encoding gas vesicle protein translates to MEQRLPTVSGNTNLVDILDRVLDKGLVVAGDIRVSLANVELLTIRIRLLVCSVDKAEQIGLNWWKHDPNLTVGAPRRRRLPARGPAEGVLEPARRKKAARPAR
- the gvpA gene encoding gas vesicle structural protein GvpA encodes the protein MAVERVSGGSSLIDVLDRVLDKGIVIDAWVRISLVGIDLITVEARVVVASIDTYLKYADAVGLSGLVSRPRLGEGEEVVEVVEEEPVRRPRPAPRRAAARR
- a CDS encoding ATP-binding protein, producing MATPEMRVNTVAQLPAQRRMAALRRRSALRLLDVERSEDIFPVLLEEIMALGFRRAAIATVDPETGELVPAESVNAGKQFLAQFRTSLYASENPLVGVLQGMQPAVLPQPGNKNHNLYCHPFIYRNRNMCWEAERERRADCLALVNFSSPQPLQLDRQTCEVCDMRSYAGLVAVELNGATSERELSELRALIELANRYLARLFKVEHYYNRMRDMDTTIAQMQTMMQSMSDPVILTDTHHRVITQNRAAEQFFKLPEETTEGLVRAVELNNLLFSAALSSMAMGGEDASRDLTLVDPIEGEEVLFEAVTAPTFTREGMRTGLVTVMRNVTDLRRADEELRTNFERLLAAEEVVRQDRDRLNLIIENVGDPIIVADSAGKVVLLDPLAQELFARSKEGRVDPQVVKNLAKLDAYIMGFTFSFSDRENAPLKLWSPGARAELEYDARSGKIYDVRGQVAYTVTVLRDLTPLRKVEQLKVERRMLEVEKFAATGRLAGTIAHEVNNPMEAIKNAIYLLADGVKEEKKPVYDILKGETERVARIVRQMLGLYRTSEQAGSIDINSVIEDTLLLFTRQLQRNGIVALTDLDKLPPAVGSADQFRQVLSNLVVNAKDSMAEGGRLIIRTRHVPEPDGIHSWVRISIADTGAGIAHDILPNIFEAFVSTKGEKGTGLGLWIVKGIIENHGGKIKVRSKVGKGTLFQISLPVVR